A DNA window from Bubalus bubalis isolate 160015118507 breed Murrah chromosome 20, NDDB_SH_1, whole genome shotgun sequence contains the following coding sequences:
- the LOC102411273 gene encoding DBH-like monooxygenase protein 1: MTAAHIVVGGMARGRPYLQDYFTNANRELRKDAQQDYHLEYAMENSTHTVIEFARELHTCDINDKSIMENTVRVIWAYHHEDVGEAGPKYHESNRGTKSLRLLNPEKTSMLSTAAPYFDLVNQDVPIPNKGTTYWCQMFKIPMLQEKHHVIKVEPMIQKGHKSLVHHMLLYQCSSNFSDSVLDDGHECYHPNMPDAFLTCETVIFAWAIGGEAFSYPPYVGLSLGTPLDTHYVLLEVHYDNPTYKEGLIDNSGLRLFYMADIRKYDAGVIEAGLWVSLFHTIPPGLPNFRSEGHCTLECLEEALEAEKPSGIHVVAVLLHARLAGRGIRLRHFCKGEEMRLLAYDDDFDFNFQEFQYLKEEQTILPGDNLITECRYSTKDRAWMTWGGLSTRNEMCLSYLLYYPRINLTRCASIPDVMEQLQFIGVKEIYRPVMTWPFIIKSPKQYKNLSFMDAMNKFKWTKKEGLAFNKLVLSLPVNVRCPKTDNAKWSIQGMTALPPDIERPYQAEPLVCRASSTSLRGNVCLKLLLSFVVLGSSLSTRSLWP; encoded by the coding sequence ATGACGGCAGCCCACATCGTCGTGGGCGGGATGGCCCGCGGGCGGCCCTACCTCCAGGATTATTTTACAAATGCAAACAGAGAATtgagaaaagatgctcagcaagATTACCACCTAGAATATGCCATGGAAAATAGTACACACACAGTAATTGAATTTGCCAGAGAACTGCATACGTGTGACATAAATGACAAGAGTATAATGGAGAACACGGTAAGGGTGATCTGGGCCTACCACCATGAAGATGTGGGAGAAGCAGGTCCCAAGTACCATGAATCCAATCGTGGTACCAAGAGTCTGCGGTTACTGAATCCTGAGAAAACCAGTATGTTGTCTACAGCCGCACCATACTTTGACCTGGTCAATCAAGACGTTCCCATCCCAAACAAAGGTACAACATACTGGTGTCAAATGTTTAAGATTCCTATGCTCCAGGAAAAGCATCATGTCATAAAGGTTGAGCCCATGATTCAGAAAGGCCACAAGAGTCTGGTCCATCACATGCTCCTTTATCAGTGCAGCAGCAACTTCAGTGACAGTGTCCTGGACGACGGGCACGAGTGTTACCACCCTAACATGCCAGATGCCTTCCTCACCTGTGAGACCGTCATTTTCGCCTGGGCCATTGGTGGAGAGGCTTTTTCCTATCCACCTTATGTTGGATTATCCCTTGGCACTCCGTTAGATACTCATTATGTGCTCCTGGAAGTCCATTATGACAATCCAACATATAAGGAAGGCTTAATAGATAATTCTGGATTGAGATTATTTTATATGGCAGATATAAGGAAATACGATGCTGGGGTGATTGAGGCTGGCCTCTGGGTAAGCCTCTTTCACACCATCCCTCCAGGCCTGCCCAACTTCCGGTCTGAGGGTCACTGCACCCTGGAATGCCTGGAAGAGGCTTTAGAAGCTGAAAAGCCAAGTGGcatccatgttgttgctgttctgcTCCACGCTCGCCTGGCAGGCAGAGGCATTAGGCTGCGTCATTTTTGCAAAGGGGAGGAAATGAGATTACTTGCTTACGATGACGATTTTGACTTCAATTTCCAGGAGTTTCAGTAcctaaaagaagaacaaactatCTTACCAGGAGATAATCTAATTACTGAGTGTAGGTACAGCACAAAAGACAGAGCCTGGATGACTTGGGGAGGATTAAGCACCAGGAATGAAATGTGTCTCTCATACCTTCTTTATTACCCAAGAATTAATCTTACTCGATGTGCAAGTATCCCAGACGTCATGGAGCAACTTCAGTTCATTGGTGTTAAGGAGATCTACAGGCCAGTCATGACCTGGCCTTTCATTATCAAAAGCCCTAAGCAGTATAAAAACCTTTCTTTCATGGACGCAATGAACAAGTTTAAATGGACTAAAAAGGAAGGTCTTGCTTTCAATAAGCTTGTCCTCAGCCTGCCAGTCAACGTGAGATGCCCCAAGACAGACAATGCAAAGTGGTCGATTCAAGGCATGACAGCATTACCTCCAGATATAGAAAGACCATATCAAGCAGAGCCCTTGGTGTGCAGAGCTTCTTCCACTTCCCTGCGTGGAAATGTCTGTCTCAAGCTGCTCCTGAGCTTTGTGGTCCTGGGCAGCTCACTCAGCACCAGGAGCTTGTGGCCATAA